In Chloroflexota bacterium, the following are encoded in one genomic region:
- a CDS encoding UBP-type zinc finger domain-containing protein, with amino-acid sequence MLNWVSGLFDRSPCEHLPEAVPNPASDGCQECGQAFSLRMCGTCGHVGCCETSRGHARDHARDTGHPIIYSMPVGRGFAWCYAENRYVE; translated from the coding sequence ATGCTCAACTGGGTGTCGGGGCTGTTCGACCGCTCGCCGTGCGAGCACCTGCCAGAAGCCGTGCCGAACCCGGCCAGCGATGGCTGCCAGGAGTGTGGCCAGGCTTTCAGCCTACGCATGTGCGGGACCTGCGGCCACGTCGGCTGCTGTGAGACGAGCCGCGGTCATGCCCGGGACCATGCACGCGACACTGGACATCCCATCATCTACTCGATGCCTGTCGGGCGCGGCTTCGCGTGGTGCTACGCGGAGAATCGCTACGTCGAGTGA
- a CDS encoding alanine racemase, with protein sequence MSAIAIDGGRIAGIEAEELAISFGTPLYVYDFDVVTARVRALRAALPPCFELAYAAKANPALAVLSAMRELGLGLDIASGGELAAALRAGFDPARVVFTGPGKTDAELTAGVGAGLRAVTLESAGELGRLEQIAASAGRRVPVLLRVAVRGDGEDTPILAGGWRKFGIDPSELEAVAREACDSPWIDLMGLHAFGASNVRDADTIAAHVARTVELAARLARRIGFRLQLVDAGGGLGIPYGDDDKPLDLDRLGQRLATLAAGWCADPDLADLPVLLEPGRYLVGPAGVVLARVLDVKEVGDRTVAILDAGIHTALRPALVGSGHRLRLLGTADRLRDRHGQVLVGGPLCTGLDVFPDGLDRVPGSGPLPPNAR encoded by the coding sequence ATGAGCGCGATCGCCATCGATGGTGGTCGCATCGCCGGCATCGAGGCCGAGGAGCTGGCCATCAGTTTCGGCACGCCGCTCTACGTCTACGACTTCGACGTCGTCACGGCCCGGGTTCGGGCGCTGCGCGCCGCGCTGCCGCCGTGCTTCGAGCTGGCCTACGCCGCCAAGGCCAACCCTGCGCTGGCGGTGCTGTCCGCGATGCGGGAGCTCGGCCTCGGCCTGGACATCGCATCGGGCGGCGAACTGGCTGCGGCGCTGCGCGCCGGCTTCGATCCGGCGCGGGTGGTGTTCACCGGGCCGGGCAAGACCGATGCGGAGCTGACCGCAGGGGTCGGGGCCGGGCTGCGCGCCGTCACTCTCGAGTCGGCCGGGGAGTTGGGGCGCCTCGAGCAGATTGCGGCCAGCGCGGGCCGGCGCGTCCCGGTCCTGCTGCGGGTCGCGGTCCGGGGCGATGGTGAGGACACGCCGATCCTGGCCGGGGGATGGCGCAAGTTCGGGATCGATCCGAGCGAGCTGGAGGCGGTGGCACGCGAGGCGTGTGACTCGCCGTGGATCGACCTGATGGGCCTGCACGCCTTTGGCGCCTCGAACGTGCGTGACGCCGACACCATCGCCGCCCACGTGGCCCGCACCGTCGAGCTGGCCGCGCGCCTGGCGCGTCGCATCGGCTTCCGGCTGCAGCTGGTCGACGCCGGCGGAGGGCTGGGCATCCCGTATGGCGACGATGATAAGCCGCTCGACCTGGATCGGCTGGGCCAGCGGCTCGCCACGCTGGCGGCGGGCTGGTGCGCGGATCCCGACCTGGCCGACCTGCCGGTGTTGCTCGAGCCGGGCCGGTACCTGGTCGGTCCGGCCGGCGTGGTGCTCGCGCGCGTGCTGGATGTGAAGGAGGTGGGGGATCGCACGGTGGCGATTCTCGATGCGGGGATCCATACGGCGCTGCGGCCGGCGCTCGTCGGCTCGGGGCATCGGCTGCGGTTGCTGGGAACCGCCGATCGACTGCGTGACCGCCATGGCCAAGTGCTGGTGGGCGGTCCTCTCTGTACCGGGCTCGATGTCTTTCCCGACGGCTTGGATCGCGTCCCGGGCTCAGGGCCATTGCCACCGAATGCCCGTTGA
- a CDS encoding 2,3,4,5-tetrahydropyridine-2,6-dicarboxylate N-succinyltransferase — translation MTGTDTLLADLESGRARAAWPDPAAPGGWVVDTDLRSAIVSRFALRDVADSSAGGVFQFRDRAALPPRSDVPEGVRVVPGGTVIRAGAHLSPGVVVMPPAYVNIGAWIGPDAMVDSHVLVGSCAQIGARVHLAAGAQIGGVLEPPGARPVIVEDDAFVGGLAGLFDGVLVGSRAVIAAGVILTGTSRLYDLVANEVLDGTPDAPLAVPPGAVVVPAVRRARGVFAAEHGVTLAAAAIVKYRDDRSDARVAIEAALR, via the coding sequence ATGACCGGGACCGATACGCTGCTGGCCGACCTGGAGTCCGGGCGGGCTCGCGCGGCATGGCCGGATCCCGCAGCGCCCGGCGGTTGGGTCGTGGACACCGACCTGCGCTCGGCGATCGTGTCGCGCTTCGCGCTCCGCGACGTCGCCGACTCGTCGGCCGGTGGCGTCTTTCAGTTCCGCGACCGGGCCGCGCTGCCGCCGCGTTCGGACGTTCCCGAGGGCGTGCGCGTCGTGCCCGGCGGCACGGTCATCCGCGCCGGGGCGCACCTGTCCCCGGGAGTGGTGGTGATGCCGCCGGCCTACGTCAACATCGGCGCCTGGATCGGCCCGGACGCGATGGTCGACTCGCACGTGCTGGTCGGCTCCTGCGCCCAGATCGGGGCGCGGGTGCACCTGGCCGCCGGGGCGCAGATCGGCGGCGTGCTCGAGCCGCCGGGCGCGCGGCCGGTGATCGTGGAGGACGATGCCTTCGTCGGCGGCCTGGCCGGGCTGTTTGACGGCGTGCTGGTCGGCAGCCGGGCGGTGATCGCTGCCGGGGTCATCCTGACCGGCACCAGTCGCCTCTACGACCTCGTCGCCAACGAGGTGCTCGACGGCACGCCCGACGCGCCACTCGCCGTGCCGCCCGGGGCGGTGGTGGTGCCGGCGGTGCGTCGCGCCCGGGGCGTCTTCGCGGCCGAGCACGGCGTGACCCTCGCGGCCGCCGCCATCGTCAAATACCGCGACGATCGGAGCGATGCGCGCGTCGCCATCGAGGCGGCGCTGCGATGA
- the dapA gene encoding 4-hydroxy-tetrahydrodipicolinate synthase: MTTYPARIPIRASRTRLHGAFTALVTPFTADGALDEPAFGRLLDAQVGGGIAGLVPCGTTGESPTLSPNERDRLIELSVAAAGRVTGDARPTVLAGTGTNDTAATIAATRRAAELGADVALVVAPYYNRPNQAMLAAHYTAVADEGGLPVVVYNVPSRTATNVEAATLLELAAHERIVGVKEASGNLDQIALICRDRPDGFAVLAGDDAWTLPVLALGGDGVVSVASNEVPAEMVALCAAADAGDWSAARQIHERLLPLFRANFAGAPNPAPVKAALAAMGLIENHLRLPLLALDDAGVGAMASALREAGVPALRSLAASQA; encoded by the coding sequence ATGACCACCTACCCAGCCCGGATCCCGATTCGCGCGTCGCGCACGCGCCTTCATGGCGCCTTCACCGCGCTCGTCACCCCTTTCACCGCCGACGGCGCGCTCGATGAGCCCGCCTTCGGGCGCCTGCTCGACGCACAGGTCGGCGGAGGCATCGCCGGCCTGGTGCCGTGCGGCACGACCGGCGAGTCGCCGACCCTCAGCCCCAACGAGCGCGATCGGCTCATCGAGCTCAGCGTGGCCGCCGCCGGGCGAGTCACGGGTGATGCGCGCCCGACCGTGCTGGCCGGCACGGGCACCAACGACACGGCCGCCACCATCGCCGCCACCCGCCGCGCCGCCGAGCTCGGCGCCGATGTTGCCCTGGTCGTGGCGCCCTACTACAACCGACCCAACCAGGCCATGCTGGCCGCCCACTACACCGCGGTCGCCGACGAGGGCGGCCTGCCCGTGGTCGTCTACAACGTGCCCTCGCGCACGGCCACGAACGTCGAGGCCGCCACGCTGCTCGAGCTGGCCGCCCACGAGCGCATCGTCGGGGTCAAGGAGGCCTCGGGCAACCTCGACCAGATCGCACTGATCTGCCGCGACCGGCCCGATGGCTTCGCGGTCCTCGCCGGCGACGACGCCTGGACCCTGCCGGTGCTGGCCCTCGGCGGGGACGGGGTGGTGTCGGTCGCCTCCAACGAGGTGCCGGCCGAGATGGTCGCGCTGTGCGCCGCGGCCGATGCCGGCGACTGGTCGGCGGCGCGACAGATCCACGAGCGCTTGCTGCCGCTGTTCCGCGCCAACTTCGCCGGTGCCCCCAACCCCGCGCCGGTCAAGGCCGCCTTGGCGGCGATGGGCCTGATTGAGAACCATCTGCGCCTGCCGCTGCTTGCGCTCGACGACGCTGGCGTGGGCGCCATGGCCAGCGCGCTGCGCGAGGCCGGCGTGCCCGCTCTGCGATCGCTGGCGGCGAGCCAGGCATGA